AAGGCTGCCATGGAGGCTGGGAACATCAACATCAGCAGTGGTGAGGAGTGCAAACACCCTTTGTTATCCCTCCCTGCAGATGTGTCACTTCCAAATGTCTCTGCTTGCTCTCTGGGCATCACCTGGAGCCAGTCAGGGATGGGTGGCTCCTTGCTTGGATCTTCCCATTTGGGAGGGATCTGGGGGCAGGGAGGTTCTGGAACAGGGAGGGTGTGGAGTGTCTCTCTCTGGAGACATCCCAAACCCAGCTGGACAtttctgtgtcacctgctgtggtgacagagctgggcagggggatGCAGTGGGTGATGTGCAGAGGTCCCTCCCGGCCCCAGCTGCTGTGTGAGCCGTGGTGGCTCCGTGTgctcaggctgtgtctgtgccCAGGGGAGGTGTTTGACCTCGAGGACCACATGAGTGAGCGCCAGGCCGAGGTGCTGGCAGAGTTCGAGCGCCGCAAGCGCGCCCGGCAGATCAACGTCTCCACGGATGACTCCGAGGTCAAGGCCTGCCTGAGGGCCCTGGGCGAGCCCATCACGCTCTTCGGAGAGGGGCCTGCGGAGCGCAGGGAGAGGTGCTGTGTCTGCAAACAGGGAACGGCCACTCAGCAAATCCCTCAGGATCTCCTGGCAGCTGGGGTGCAGCGAGCCCTGccaggcagcagtgctgtgccacctggcagagctgggggtgctcagtctggggaagaggaggctcCAGAGAGAAGTtagagcccctgccagggctgaaAGGGGCTTcaggggagctggagagggcCTTGGGACGAGGGATGGCGACACAGGatacagggaatggcttcccactgtcAGATAGGATACTGGGAGtgaattgttccctggcaggatgggcaggccctggcatagggtgcccagagcagctggggctgcctctggatgcctggaagtgtccaaggccaggctggacagggctgggagcagctgggacagtgggaggggtccctgccatggcaggagtgggacacgatgggctttaaggtctcttccaacccaacccagtcTCAGTTTCTGTTCTAAGAACCTCAAGGCAGGGGGAATGTCACACTGGTATTTGTAAGGTGAGCTGAGAATTCACTGACTAAATCTGGCttcatgatttctttttcaggtTAAGGAACATCCTCTCGGTGGTCGGCACAGATGCGTTAAAAAAGACCAGGAAAGATGATGACAGGTCAAAAAAGTCTAAAGAAGAGGTAAAGGTGTCTACTGACCTCTCAGTGCTGAGGGAGGGATGGTATATCCAGGACTCCTGGCTTTGGCCAGCCTGTGGATTCCCATGTCATCCCTTCAGGGATGTGTTGCCCATTTCTGCAAACCTGTGCCAATGTCTGGTCTCAGTGTGGAGCACCAAGAGTGGCTTTTACTCACAGACCAAGCTCTGTGCTGCACTCAGTGTGCAAACCAGGAGAGCAGGCATGTGGGCTGTTACCTACTGTAGCAAGTCCCttacttgggaagaaaaaaattcctgctgctgcatttgtttctgcttcagaacttctgtttctgtcTCTCCTCTGAGTCTATTTTACCTTATTATTTTTGAGCTGTAGtgtaagaaataatttctgcagCTGTGGGCTTTCTCTTTACTGGGTGATGTGTAAACAAGGAGGGGGTTACATGTCAGTAAATGCAGATGAGTCAGGGTTCAGCTGGAATGTTGAGTGAAGTGGCAGCACGTCAGGATTGGATATGTAGGGCAGAGAGTTTGATTTATCTCTCCAAATCCCTTTTCCTGGGGCTTACAGTTGTGCAGAAGGCCCTTAAAAATAAGCAAGAGCATAGCAGGGTTTGGGGGCAGGTGCTGGGAGGAGCTGAGGGGAATGAACgcaggggcagcagcaccagagcttTTCCATcagttttattcctgtttttacAGTATCAGCAAACCTGGTACCACGAGGGCCCACGCAGTCTGAAAacagccaggctgtggctggCCAACTACTCCCTCCCCAGGTGAGAGAAAACAGCACAGAGAAGGAGGGAGGTGCAGCCATTTGTCAAATCCAAGTGCAGATCCCACTGTGGGTAGCACGAGAACTCCAGGGAGTGGGGAGACAAGTCCTATGAGCCCAGAGTTTGAACTCTCAGGGACTGATCCAGCCTTAGCCCAGTTTGggggaagagcagggaaaaggcatttccagcagcagggcaggggcaaTGCTGGGGGTTGTCACCCCACCTTTGCTCTCCCCAGGGCAGCGAAGCGGCTGGAGGAGGCCCGGCTGCTGAAGGAGATTCCTGAGGCCACCAGGACATcccagaggcaggagctgcacaaATCCCTGCGGGTAGGTTTGGCAGCTGCTCCACTGCTGTGTTCACTAGGTTTGGCAGCTGCTCCACTGCTGTGTTCACTAGGTTTGGCTGCTGCTCCACTGCTGTGTTCACTAGGTTTGGCAGCTGCTCCACTGCTGTGTTCACTAGGTTTGgctgatccacctcagcagGAATTCAACTGTCTCTGAAGCAGCTCCTCCTTTTGAGTGTGATTTTCCCAGGGCTTCTGCCTCCTCCTGTGCACATTTTCCTCCCTCACCTCAAGCTTTGGCTGGGGATAGCTCTGGGCTGGTTGCAGTTTTGTCATTTATTGAtggttttctttgtgttttttacaGTCCTTGAATAACTTCTGCAGTCAGATCGGGGACGATCGCCCGCTGTCGTACTGCCACTTCAGCCCCAACTCCAAACTCCTGGCCACAGCCTGCTGGTGAGACTGCCTTGGCAGCACCTGCtttgggggctgggagagcacaGGAATGTTTTTGGAGGCTTGGGAATTGGGAGAGGCTGCTTCTTCCCACTCTGAGCTTGCATCACTTCATTTTAGAGCTGAGCAGAGATTCATTGATCTGAGCTGGTTGAACAAGGAACATTGGTCTGTTCCTCGATGTTCTTTCTCCACTGACAtcagtttcttttcttccacAGGAGTGGGCTGTGCAAGCTCTGGTCTGTGCCCGACTGCAACCTGGTTCACACCTTGCGAGGTAGCAAGCGGCTCTCACTGGGGCTTTTGGTTCTCTCTGTGCTGAGCTCCCACATCTGAATTGCTTTGTGATTTAAAATGTTGTGTTTGGGCAGATTTTTGTCTTACTGAAAGCATCCCTTGGCTTGGGAGCATGGGAATGTGTCATATAATGAGAAGGGAGGCCTGGCCTTTAGCTCAAACCTCAACTCCAAGTTTGCTGTTTCTATTTCTGACgagttttgtttggtttccaaACCTGGTTTGAGTTACTTGAGTTACAAACAGCAGGAGTTTTGGGCAGGTCACTTGATAACAGTGAAGTTCTTTGAGCAGAGGTAACAACTTGGACTAAATGCAGATGTGAGGACAAGTCCTTTGATTCATGATGTTGAATTTTGTCTGCACTTTGAGGATTCCACACCTTGATCTTGGATGCTCCTGGAAGTGCAGTTTGGCTGGGGGTGACAGGGCAATGTCACCCAGCACTGaggacacagtgacagtgtccACTGGCACCTCCCTCACCAGTACCAAGGAAATGCTGATTTTCTGAAGAACTGACCGAGGTCCCGTGTCAGAATCtgaattttggttttccttGCCCATCAGGACACAGCACCAATGTGGGGGCAATCGTGTTCCACCCCAAGGCCACGGTGTCCCTGGACAAGAAGGATGTCAGCCTTGCCTCGTGTGCAGCCGATGGCTCCGTCAAACTCTGGAACCTGGAAAGGTCAGACCTGTTCCAGATGTGCACAGCTGCAACATTGCTGTGCTAGGGTTTATTCTGTGTTCCTCCAGCCATTTACCATCCTCCTGCCAGACCCTTGTGGCCAGTGGTCAATGGTTTGTTGTGTGTTTCAGCGATGAGCCGGTGGCAGACATCGAGGGACACAGCATGAGAGTGGCCCGTGTGATGTGGCACCCGTCTGGGAGGTTCCTGGGCACCACCTGGTATGGACACCTGGGCACTGGCTTTCAGAATGACCAcaggctgccctgctgctgacCATGGCTGGGCTGTTGCAGTGTCAGTGACTGCAGGTCACTGGGATTCCCTGTGTGAGACACTGTTGGTCTCAGGTGGGAATAAAATGCTGCCAGAGTTGGTGAAATAACCTGTTGTTCTCCCTGGAATTACACAGAGACCAggggaaacagcctcaagttacaccagggaaggtttaggttggatatggggggaaaaaatgtctccacagaaagggtggtcaggcactggaacaggttacccagggtggagtcaccatcctggaaatgttcaaaaaaCATGGGATGTGGCgcctggggacatgggttagtggtggaTGTGATGGTGCTGGGTTCACActtggacttgatggtcctggagggcttttccaacctgaatgacTCCGTGGTTTAACCAGTGCCTTGTTCTTGCAGCTACGATCACTCGTGGCGCCTGTGGGACCTGGAGGCCCAGGAGGAGATCCTGCACCAGGAGGGGCACAGCAAGGGGGTCTACGACATCGCCTTCCACACCGACGGCTCcctggctggcacagggtgAGCTGCCCTTGGCTCTGCATGGCTGGGAAGTGAGATTTCTGCTGGGGGAttggcttcccactgccagagggcagggacagatgggatattggggaggaattgttccctggaagggaggtgaggccctggcacagggtgcccagagaagctgtggctgcctctggatccctggaaaattccaaggccaggctgggcagggcttggagcaacccgaggatagtgaaaggtgtccctgcccatggccaggATGAGCTTTAGGGTCATTGTGCAATCTGTGATTGCAGAGGCCTGGATGCCTTTGGCCGGGTGTGGGACCTGCGCACAGGCCGCTGTATCATGTTCCTGGAAGGGCACCTGAAGGAGATCTACGGGATCAACTTCTCCCCAAACGGGTAAGGAGGGAGCTGGCACTGATGTGGGAGCTCTGGGTGTAAACCCCACTCCCTAAACACTGCTCTGCTTCCTTGGCAGGTACCACGTGGCCACGGGCAGTGGGGACAACACCTGCAAGGTGTGGGACCTGCGGCAGAGGAAGTGCATCTACACCATCCCTGCCCACCAGAACCTGGTCACCGGCGTCAGGTTCGAACGTgagtccctgctgctccctgtccctgcccctccagcagctccaatcCACACCTGCAGCTCAGCAAGGCCTGTGCTGGTAAGCAGAGATGTCATGTTTTCATTTGCAAGCCTCACTTGTCGCCTTTTCCCCTCCTGTGCAGCCAACCACGGC
This genomic window from Poecile atricapillus isolate bPoeAtr1 chromosome 20, bPoeAtr1.hap1, whole genome shotgun sequence contains:
- the PRPF4 gene encoding U4/U6 small nuclear ribonucleoprotein Prp4 isoform X1; amino-acid sequence: MATARAPAVRAGARPPEPPKAKPAEEGEAPPAKRAPIFYGSLEEKERERLAKGESGLLGKEGMKAAMEAGNINISSGEVFDLEDHMSERQAEVLAEFERRKRARQINVSTDDSEVKACLRALGEPITLFGEGPAERRERLRNILSVVGTDALKKTRKDDDRSKKSKEEYQQTWYHEGPRSLKTARLWLANYSLPRAAKRLEEARLLKEIPEATRTSQRQELHKSLRSLNNFCSQIGDDRPLSYCHFSPNSKLLATACWSGLCKLWSVPDCNLVHTLRGHSTNVGAIVFHPKATVSLDKKDVSLASCAADGSVKLWNLESDEPVADIEGHSMRVARVMWHPSGRFLGTTCYDHSWRLWDLEAQEEILHQEGHSKGVYDIAFHTDGSLAGTGGLDAFGRVWDLRTGRCIMFLEGHLKEIYGINFSPNGYHVATGSGDNTCKVWDLRQRKCIYTIPAHQNLVTGVSQPRQFPADGRLRQHGQDLDPPWLVPAQDSGGARGEGDGPGHLPGWTAHCHLLLRQNLQALDSRVAQRGPVMDWDGDVNDFWLLFYIKEKNRNPICYSSCSHGCSALC
- the PRPF4 gene encoding U4/U6 small nuclear ribonucleoprotein Prp4 isoform X2, coding for MATARAPAVRAGARPPEPPKAKPAEEGEAPPAKRAPIFYGSLEEKERERLAKGESGLLGKEGMKAAMEAGNINISSGEVFDLEDHMSERQAEVLAEFERRKRARQINVSTDDSEVKACLRALGEPITLFGEGPAERRERLRNILSVVGTDALKKTRKDDDRSKKSKEEYQQTWYHEGPRSLKTARLWLANYSLPRAAKRLEEARLLKEIPEATRTSQRQELHKSLRSLNNFCSQIGDDRPLSYCHFSPNSKLLATACWSGLCKLWSVPDCNLVHTLRGHSTNVGAIVFHPKATVSLDKKDVSLASCAADGSVKLWNLESDEPVADIEGHSMRVARVMWHPSGRFLGTTCYDHSWRLWDLEAQEEILHQEGHSKGVYDIAFHTDGSLAGTGGLDAFGRVWDLRTGRCIMFLEGHLKEIYGINFSPNGYHVATGSGDNTCKVWDLRQRKCIYTIPAHQNLVTGVRFEPNHGNFLLTGAYDNTAKIWTHPGWSPLKTLAGHEGKVMGLDISLDGQLIATCSYDRTFKLWTAE